The Colwellia sp. M166 genome segment GTAAGACCATACCTAATGAGTCACCGATTAATATTGCATGAATGCCTGCTTGATCGAATATTTTAGCAAAACTAGCATCATAAGCGGTAATGGTGGTGATTTTTTCACCTTGATGTTTCATTTTCTGTAAAGTGGCAGTGGTTATTTTAGCCATGTTCATTCCATTTTTATGGTGCAGCGTTAATCGTTGCTAATGTTAAATTTATTATACTAACGTAATTTACTATGAACTTTTAGCCCATTCTTTTCAATCTGCTGAGCAAGTGCTTTAACGCTATCGCCATCGGGCAAAATAAGTTCATTTGCTATTTCGGCTAAAGGCAATAAAACGAACTCGCGCAGTTTTAAACCATAATGGGGAATGATTAAGCGCTCGGTATTAATCAATTGTTGATCATACAAAAGTATGTCTAAATCTAATATTCGTGCACCCCAGCGATTGTCTTTACGCTCCCGTCCAGCATTATTTTCAATAGCCTGCAGCTGATCGAGCAATTTGATAGGGCTTAAGCTTGTTTCTATCGCAACCACAGCGTTCATGTAATCAGGCTGATCTTGTGGCCCCATGGGACGGCTAAAGTATAAAGAAGAAACCTGACTAAGTAAGCAATGCTCAAGTTGCTCTAACTCAGCTAATGCCGCCGCTATTTGTGCTTGCGGATCCGCTAAGTTACTGCCTAAGCCAATATAGGCTAATGCCATTATGCGTCACTACTTGAGTTTTGCACACGTGGTTTTCTACGTTTACGTGTGCTGCGACGTGGACCATTTTTACTCGGCACAATACTTTTTATCATCACTTGTTGCGTGTCTGCGTTACAAGCTTGAAAATCACCCCACCATTTGGCAAGCTCTTGCAATGCTATTGCTTGCTCAGAATGACTATTTTTAACGCCTTCAATTTCAGCACGTAATAATAAGAAGTCATATCCTGCTCTAAACTTTGGATGTTCAAGTGCTTTAAAGGCACGCTTACCATCTCGTCGAACTAACTTTTCTTGTAGAATCCAGATATCTTTCATCACCGCTTGAAAACGCTTTGGAATGGCGATGCTACGTTGTTGCTCTGACATTATTTCACTTAATGCCCCGAAAAAAGCATCTTGTGG includes the following:
- the folK gene encoding 2-amino-4-hydroxy-6-hydroxymethyldihydropteridine diphosphokinase — its product is MALAYIGLGSNLADPQAQIAAALAELEQLEHCLLSQVSSLYFSRPMGPQDQPDYMNAVVAIETSLSPIKLLDQLQAIENNAGRERKDNRWGARILDLDILLYDQQLINTERLIIPHYGLKLREFVLLPLAEIANELILPDGDSVKALAQQIEKNGLKVHSKLR